The window AAGCTGCCTCTCGGATGCGCGGAATCAGCCCCAGCACAGTCAGCCCTGTGGCGAGCTGCAGGTCCTCGCGGGTGTGCACACTGGTATCCAGATATTCTCGCCCGAACGCCATGCCCAGGCCCAGAGCCAGACCGAAGAGCAGCCCGAGCGCCAGGCTGAGCGGCTTGCGCGGCTTGATGGGCCGGAGAGGCGAGATGGCCGGATCCACGACCCTCACACTGAGGTCCTCCACCGCGGCCATGATCTCCGCTTCCTTGAGCCGTGTCTGCAAGAGCGCGTAGACCTCGCCCAGCACTTTGCCCTGACGCTGCAGCCGCGCCAACGCGATTTCTTTGGCCGGGATCCCCGCCAGTTCGTCGCGGAAGGCCATCAGGGCCTCGTTCAGCGACGCGACCTGACTGGTCAGGCCAGAGAGATACGTGGTAGCGATAGAACGAAGCTGGTCCTCCAGCTCATGGATGCGGACCGTAAGTACCTGGACATCCGGATCCTGCAGGGTCCTCCGGTTGAGCAGGGAAGCGCGCGCGTTCTCGACCTCCGCCAGCAAGCGCAGGAGCTCGGAAGCGGCGGCGTTCCTGAGCAGGGTGGGGAAGGCCATCAGCCGCCGGTAGGGCGAGGCCTCGACGCCGCGCGCCGCCGGACTCGAGCCTTCCACCTCGCGGACCAGCTTCACCAGCGCCGCCCGCTCGGCCTCGACCATGTCGCGCTGCGCCTGCATCTCGGCCAACCGTTTCACCTGCGCAGTGGCTTCCGCCTCCAGGCTGACCACGGCCTCCCCCTCCCGGAACGAGCGGAGCGCCTCCTCGGACGTGGTGAGCTGTTGCGTGAGCGCGGCGATCTGGTCGTTCAAAAAGTCCACCGTGCTCCGCGCCTCCGCCTTCTGAACCCGCTGGCGCTGCCCGATGAAGTGCCGGGCGGTCGCGTTCGCCACGTCGCGGACCAGCTCGGGATCAGTTCCCTCGTAGCGCACGACGATGATGTCCGCTTCCCGGTTCGGCCGCGCCACGGAGAGCGTACGCTGAAGCCGCTTCACGGCAGAAGGGAAGGAGGCCACGCTCAACTCCAGCAACTCGTGGCGCGCGGCTGCCGGTGCCAGCGCCAGACGAAGCCCATCCAGGGTGATCGGTTCGCCCACACCAACGTCGCCGTAAGCCACAACGCGCTTGCGCGCGAGGAATCCGCCCTCCTCGCGGAACTCGCCCTGGACCTCGAAGCGCCCATCTGCTCGCCCCCGCAGGCGATACCGTGCCGCCGGAGCCGAGCGGGTCACTTCCAGCAGCGACAGCATCGAGCTGCGCGGGCTGCGGCGGGGCTTGCTCACGACTACCTGCAATCCCAGCGAATCCACCACGACTTCGGCCAGCGTGCGACTGCGCAGCACCTCCATTTCAGTGTTGATCTGGCTGCCCGACCTGAGGGTC is drawn from Gemmatimonadota bacterium and contains these coding sequences:
- a CDS encoding polysaccharide biosynthesis tyrosine autokinase, coding for MNSINRVVSIPPARRQEEVRLRSLWNVARRHPLLSLGVPALVLAATVLFLITTVPVYEVATSIRVDERKSNIAVLDALETLRSGSQINTEMEVLRSRTLAEVVVDSLGLQVVVSKPRRSPRSSMLSLLEVTRSAPAARYRLRGRADGRFEVQGEFREEGGFLARKRVVAYGDVGVGEPITLDGLRLALAPAAARHELLELSVASFPSAVKRLQRTLSVARPNREADIIVVRYEGTDPELVRDVANATARHFIGQRQRVQKAEARSTVDFLNDQIAALTQQLTTSEEALRSFREGEAVVSLEAEATAQVKRLAEMQAQRDMVEAERAALVKLVREVEGSSPAARGVEASPYRRLMAFPTLLRNAAASELLRLLAEVENARASLLNRRTLQDPDVQVLTVRIHELEDQLRSIATTYLSGLTSQVASLNEALMAFRDELAGIPAKEIALARLQRQGKVLGEVYALLQTRLKEAEIMAAVEDLSVRVVDPAISPLRPIKPRKPLSLALGLLFGLALGLGMAFGREYLDTSVHTREDLQLATGLTVLGLIPRIREAASPNGRGWRMPGAPARDGTSIEPRLVTHRDPRGAVSEAYRNLRTNITFSSPERALKTLVFTSAMPGDGKSTTATNLAITLAQQGARILLVDADLRRGSLHEVFGKLREPGLSEVLLGREPVEAAVQGIDVGDSGVIDLLSTGVLPPNPAELLGSPRMHRLLEQLQGSYDTVILDAPPLNVVTDAAVLGTNSDGVLLVARAGVTDRDALAYAIEQLGNVRAPVLGAVLNDVDHKRQVHYGSRASYAYYYAGKKIG